In a single window of the Populus alba chromosome 16, ASM523922v2, whole genome shotgun sequence genome:
- the LOC118033294 gene encoding G2/mitotic-specific cyclin S13-7 — translation MASRVQQQQAIRGEAVVGVNKNVKKMAAAAEGKNRRVLGDIGNLVTVRGIEGKQQPHRPVTRSFGAQLLANAQAAAAAENNKKQVCVKAEKVPAAGVDGVAAEARKVAVRKPAQKKVTVKPKPEEVTEISPDTEEKPGNKKKEGEGSTKKNKPTLSSVLTARSKAACGVANKPKGQVIDIDAADVNNDLAGVEYVEDIYKFYKLVENESRPNDYMDRQPEINEKMRAILVDWLIDVQHKFELSPETLYLTINIIDRFLSVKTVPRKELQLVGMSATLMASKYEEIWAPEVNDLVCISDRAYTHEQILVMEKTILANLEWTLTVPTHYVFLARFIKASIPEKGMENMVYFLAELGLMHYDTVMFCPSMVAASAVYVARCTLNKTPSWTETLEKHTGFSEPQLKDCAGLLVYFHSKAAEHRLQSVFRKYSKPERGAVALLPPAKSLLPGGLS, via the exons ATGGCTTCAAGGGTTCAGCAACAACAAGCAATCAGag GTGAAGCAGTTGTAGGTGTAAACAAGAATGTGAAGAAAATGGCAGCAGCGGCTGAAGGAAAAAACCGCCGGGTTCTTGGCGATATTGGTAATCTTGTTACAGTTCGAGGAATAGAAGGCAAACAGCAGCCTCATCGCCCCGTCACAAG gAGTTTCGGTGCTCAACTGCTTGCCAATGCTCAAGCTGCGGCAGCTGCAGAGAACAACAAG AAACAAGTATGTGTCAAAGCGGAAAAAGTGCCTGCTGCTGGTGTTGATGGAGTGGCCGCAGAGGCTAGAAAAGTTGCAGTGAGAAAGCCAGCTCAGAAGAAAGTTACTGTGAAACCAAAGCCTGAAGAGGTGACTGAGATAAGCCCTGATACTGAAGAGAAGCCAGGGaacaagaaaaaggaaggagaaggatctacaaagaagaacaaGCCAACTCTTTCTTCTGTCCTCACTGCTAGAAGCAAG GCTGCTTGTGGTGTTGCAAACAAACCAAAGGGGCAGGTTATTGACATTGATGCAGCAGATGTTAACAATGATTTGGCTGGGGTGGAATACGTCGAGGACATCTACAAGTTCTACAAGCTAGTTGAG AATGAGAGCCGGCCCAATGACTACATGGACAGGCAGCCCGAGATTAATGAGAAAATGAGAGCCATTCTTGTGGATTGGTTGATTGACGTGCAGCACAAGTTTGAGCTCTCACCCGAAACTCTTTATCTCACAATCAATATCATTGATAGATTCCTTTCTGTGAAGACTGTTCCCAGAAAGGAATTGCAGCTTGTGGGCATGAGTGCCACGCTTATGGCCTCAAAGTATGAAGAGATATGGGCTCCTGAG GTCAATGACTTGGTGTGCATTTCAGACAGAGCTTACACTCATGAACAGATTCTAGTTATGGAGAAGACTATATTGGCAAACCTGGAATGGACACTGACAGTGCCTACACACTATGTTTTCCTTGCTCGCTTCATTAAGGCATCAATTCCTGAGAAGGGA ATGGAGAACATGGTCTATTTTCTAGCTGAGTTGGGCTTGATGCATTATGACACAGTCATGTTTTGTCCATCAATGGTTGCTGCCTCAGCAGTATATGTGGCTCGATGCACTCTAAATAAAACCCCTTCCTGGACTGAGACCCTTGAGAAGCACACTGGTTTCTCAGAACCTCAACTTAA GGATTGTGCTGGATTGCTGGTGTATTTCCATTCGAAAGCCGCGGAACACAGACTTCAGTCTGTGTTCAGGAAGTACTCAAAGCCTGAGCGAGGAGCAGTTGCTCTGCTTCCACCAGCCAAAAGTCTGTTGCCTGGTGGTTTGAGTTAA